In one window of Pseudomonas chlororaphis subsp. chlororaphis DNA:
- a CDS encoding GNAT family N-acetyltransferase, producing MSQIQIRSVTAADHAAWLPLWQAYLRFYETELADAVTRSTWQRFLDPAEPTHAALAWDGEQAVGMVHFIYHRSNWSIENSCYLQDLLVVPEQRGTGVGRQLIEFVYATAKADGCCKVHWLTHETNATAIQLYERIAERPGFIQFRKAL from the coding sequence ATGAGCCAGATCCAGATTCGTTCCGTCACCGCCGCTGACCACGCAGCCTGGCTGCCGCTGTGGCAGGCCTACCTGCGTTTCTACGAGACCGAGCTGGCCGACGCGGTCACCCGCAGCACCTGGCAGCGCTTCCTCGATCCCGCCGAGCCGACCCACGCCGCCCTGGCCTGGGACGGCGAGCAGGCGGTGGGCATGGTGCATTTCATCTACCATCGCTCCAACTGGAGCATCGAGAACTCCTGCTACCTGCAGGACTTGCTGGTGGTCCCGGAGCAACGCGGCACCGGCGTCGGTCGCCAACTGATCGAATTCGTCTACGCCACCGCCAAGGCCGACGGCTGCTGCAAGGTCCACTGGCTGACCCACGAAACCAACGCCACCGCCATCCAGCTCTACGAGCGGATCGCCGAACGCCCGGGTTTCATTCAATTTCGCAAAGCCCTTTAA
- a CDS encoding GNAT family N-acetyltransferase: MPTSLADWKGVPPPSTTLLEGHFIRLEKLDPARHADDLWHAFQGPGADPRLWDYLPYGPFTERSAFNDWLNNHAANSDPYFFSVVDRASGQVQGLLSLMSIVPAQGRIEIGHVTFGAPMQRSPKSTEAVYLLAKEAFALGYRRLEWKCNNANARSRYAAERLGFSFEGVFRQHMVVKGQNRDTAWFSILDSEWPKVGAGFERWLSEDNQSGSGQLKGLAECRG, encoded by the coding sequence ATGCCGACCTCACTCGCCGACTGGAAAGGCGTGCCGCCGCCGTCGACCACCCTGCTCGAAGGGCACTTTATCCGCCTGGAAAAACTCGACCCGGCGCGCCACGCCGACGACCTGTGGCACGCCTTCCAGGGCCCGGGCGCCGACCCCAGGCTGTGGGACTACCTGCCCTACGGGCCCTTTACCGAGCGCAGCGCCTTCAATGACTGGCTGAACAACCATGCGGCCAACAGCGACCCGTATTTCTTCAGCGTGGTCGACCGGGCCAGCGGCCAGGTGCAGGGCCTGCTCAGCCTGATGTCGATCGTCCCGGCCCAGGGCCGCATCGAGATCGGCCACGTCACCTTCGGCGCACCCATGCAACGCTCGCCCAAGAGCACCGAAGCGGTGTACCTGCTGGCCAAGGAAGCCTTCGCCCTGGGCTATCGCCGCCTGGAGTGGAAGTGCAACAACGCCAACGCCCGCTCGCGTTATGCGGCCGAGCGCCTGGGTTTCAGTTTCGAAGGGGTGTTCCGCCAGCACATGGTGGTCAAGGGCCAGAACCGCGATACCGCCTGGTTCTCGATCCTCGATTCCGAATGGCCGAAGGTCGGCGCCGGGTTCGAGCGCTGGTTGAGCGAGGACAACCAGAGCGGCTCGGGGCAGTTGAAAGGGTTGGCGGAGTGCCGAGGGTAA
- a CDS encoding homocysteine S-methyltransferase family protein, protein MGAESRVILDGGMGRELQRRGAPFRQPEWSALALSEAPQAVEAVHAAYIESGANVITSNSYAVVPFHIGEARFAAEGQALAALAGELARRAVQASGKPVRVAGSLPPLFGSYRPDLFEAGRAAELLAPLVNGLAPHVDLWLAETQSSTVEARAIHAGLPKDGKPFWLSFTLHDENPDQVPRLRSGEPVADAAAVAAELGVETLLFNCSQPEVIGAAIDAARATFERLGVKIHIGAYANAFPPQPKEATANDGLDPLRDDLDPPGYLQWAADWRQRGASHLGGCCGIGPEHIAVLAQQLA, encoded by the coding sequence ATGGGCGCAGAAAGCAGGGTAATTCTGGATGGCGGCATGGGTCGTGAACTGCAACGCCGCGGGGCGCCGTTCAGGCAGCCCGAGTGGTCGGCGCTGGCCCTGAGCGAAGCACCGCAGGCAGTGGAAGCGGTGCATGCGGCTTATATCGAAAGCGGTGCCAACGTCATCACCAGCAACAGCTACGCAGTGGTGCCGTTCCACATCGGCGAAGCGCGTTTTGCCGCCGAAGGCCAGGCGCTGGCGGCGTTGGCCGGCGAACTGGCGCGGCGCGCGGTACAGGCTTCCGGCAAACCGGTGCGGGTAGCCGGTTCGCTACCGCCGCTGTTCGGCTCCTATCGCCCGGACCTGTTCGAGGCCGGTCGTGCCGCCGAGTTGCTGGCACCGCTGGTCAACGGCCTGGCCCCGCATGTCGACCTGTGGCTGGCGGAAACCCAGAGCTCCACGGTCGAGGCGCGGGCGATCCACGCCGGCCTGCCCAAGGACGGCAAACCCTTCTGGCTATCGTTCACCTTGCACGATGAGAACCCTGACCAGGTGCCACGCCTGCGCTCCGGCGAGCCGGTGGCGGACGCGGCGGCGGTGGCCGCCGAGCTGGGGGTGGAAACCCTGCTGTTCAATTGCAGCCAGCCGGAAGTGATAGGCGCGGCGATCGACGCGGCGCGGGCAACCTTCGAGCGGCTGGGGGTGAAGATCCATATCGGCGCCTACGCCAACGCCTTCCCGCCGCAACCGAAAGAAGCCACGGCCAACGATGGCCTCGACCCGCTGCGCGACGACCTCGACCCGCCGGGTTACCTGCAATGGGCGGCCGACTGGCGGCAACGCGGCGCCAGCCACCTGGGCGGTTGCTGCGGTATCGGGCCGGAGCACATTGCGGTGCTGGCGCAGCAGCTGGCCTAA
- a CDS encoding ABC transporter substrate-binding protein: MKFKPLLALGLTILAASSQAFAGATLDRIEQKKELVGVLMESYPPFSFLNDQNQLDGFDVDVAKAVADKLGVKLRLETPSWDVIAAGRWSGRYDICICSMTPSKARAEVFDFPVQYYASPAVIVVNAKDDRIHGAKDLSDKKVGLTSASSYESYLNKNLVIEGAEDTRLQYPFDNVQIAPYDTDNVAFQDLGLGAGVRLDAILTNLVTAQPRLAQDPRFKLAGEPLYAEPNSVAIEKGDAQWHAKVREVFAQLKQDGTLSKLSQKWIGADISQ; encoded by the coding sequence ATGAAATTCAAACCGCTGCTGGCCCTGGGCCTGACGATTCTCGCTGCCTCCAGCCAGGCTTTTGCCGGTGCCACCCTGGACCGTATCGAACAGAAAAAAGAGTTGGTCGGCGTGCTGATGGAAAGCTACCCGCCCTTCTCCTTCCTCAATGATCAGAATCAGCTCGATGGCTTCGACGTGGACGTGGCCAAGGCCGTGGCCGACAAACTGGGGGTGAAGCTGCGCCTGGAAACACCGTCCTGGGACGTGATCGCCGCCGGCCGCTGGAGCGGCCGCTACGACATCTGCATCTGCTCCATGACCCCGAGCAAGGCCCGCGCCGAAGTCTTCGACTTTCCAGTGCAGTACTACGCCTCGCCAGCGGTGATCGTAGTCAACGCCAAGGACGATCGTATCCACGGCGCCAAGGACCTGAGCGACAAGAAGGTCGGCCTGACCAGCGCGTCCAGCTACGAGAGCTACCTGAACAAGAACCTGGTGATCGAGGGTGCCGAGGACACCCGGTTGCAGTACCCGTTCGACAACGTGCAGATCGCCCCGTACGACACCGACAACGTGGCCTTCCAGGACCTCGGCCTGGGCGCTGGCGTGCGCCTGGACGCGATCCTCACCAACCTGGTAACGGCCCAGCCGCGCCTGGCCCAGGACCCGCGCTTCAAGCTCGCCGGCGAGCCGCTGTACGCCGAACCCAACTCGGTGGCCATCGAAAAAGGCGACGCCCAGTGGCATGCCAAGGTCCGTGAGGTGTTCGCCCAGCTGAAGCAGGACGGCACCCTGAGCAAGCTCTCGCAGAAATGGATCGGCGCCGACATCAGCCAATGA
- a CDS encoding amino acid ABC transporter permease, with amino-acid sequence MTSLSQPPRPPQALAEPLVKRLFGFRTRLYLTWAVLFGLFASFFLSFDLKFSIILDKLPNLLGITLAPNGFLQGAALTLFLCLCSIVLSSLLGFVTALARLSKSAVAFGIASFYASFFRGTPLLIQILLIYLGLPQLGVVPGAIAAGIIALSLNYGAYLSEIFRAGILGVPHGQRQAALALGMSDSVIFWQVTLPQAMRTIIPPATNQFISMLKDSSLISVMGVWEVMFLAQSYGRSSYRYIEMLSTAAIIYWLLSIGLELIQARMERHYGKAYAERD; translated from the coding sequence ATGACTTCTCTTTCGCAACCACCTCGGCCACCGCAAGCGCTGGCCGAGCCGCTGGTCAAACGCCTCTTCGGTTTCCGCACCCGCCTGTACCTGACCTGGGCGGTGCTGTTCGGCCTGTTCGCCAGTTTCTTCCTGAGCTTCGACCTGAAGTTCTCGATCATCCTCGACAAGCTGCCCAACCTGCTCGGCATCACCCTGGCCCCCAACGGGTTTCTGCAAGGCGCGGCGCTGACCCTGTTCCTCTGCCTCTGCTCAATCGTGCTGTCGTCGCTGCTGGGCTTCGTCACCGCGCTGGCCCGGTTGTCGAAAAGCGCCGTGGCCTTTGGCATCGCCAGCTTCTACGCCTCGTTCTTTCGCGGCACGCCGCTGTTGATCCAGATCCTGCTGATCTACCTCGGCCTGCCGCAACTGGGCGTGGTGCCGGGCGCCATCGCCGCGGGGATCATCGCCCTGTCGCTGAACTACGGCGCCTACCTCAGCGAGATCTTCCGCGCCGGCATCCTCGGCGTGCCCCACGGCCAACGCCAGGCGGCCCTGGCCCTGGGCATGAGTGACAGCGTGATCTTCTGGCAGGTGACCCTGCCCCAGGCCATGCGCACCATCATCCCGCCGGCCACCAACCAGTTCATCTCGATGCTCAAGGATTCGTCGCTGATCTCGGTGATGGGCGTCTGGGAAGTGATGTTCCTGGCCCAGTCCTACGGCCGCTCCAGCTACCGCTACATCGAAATGCTCAGCACCGCGGCGATCATCTACTGGCTGCTGTCGATCGGCCTGGAACTGATCCAGGCGCGGATGGAAAGGCATTACGGCAAGGCCTACGCCGAGCGCGACTGA
- a CDS encoding type II toxin-antitoxin system HipA family toxin, translated as MTLTFDRPEEGFSSPCRFGYVQQYLVDNLEAVASPLARSVSAQIPLGWESWREERAPAFLYDLAPAAATGRFLLRQIGHERPDGMGVELFLLSRSSAAPIGNLRIKESLAGLRRRPALGFSRDQVIALDNRFLEYAHEQGAAFGGTASIGDEAPKLLLAQNREGLLYPDALLDDASAACHWWVKFPRNPATQNDGDILRSEFHYYRALQQLGIDTLPAEGLALEEGPRPSLWMQRFDRRVTPAGVERLAVESIYSLAGLVGHGQGMRHTEVLGILAELWRATGQESAIPELVADYLRRDLLNKILGNSDNHGRNLSVIRTDSRVQLAPIYDLAPTVMDDEGITRTIKWPGRMEVAGDVDWRLVCASLKPLLDPEAALARLREDAERLRALPDLLHASGLPDATLNHPRIHLRHLDRRLQEWGLR; from the coding sequence ATGACCCTGACCTTCGACAGGCCCGAAGAGGGCTTCTCCAGCCCCTGCCGTTTTGGTTATGTCCAGCAGTACCTGGTGGATAACCTGGAGGCTGTCGCCAGCCCGCTGGCCAGGTCGGTCAGTGCGCAGATCCCATTGGGCTGGGAGTCGTGGCGGGAAGAACGAGCCCCGGCCTTTCTCTATGACCTTGCCCCGGCGGCAGCGACCGGGCGCTTCCTGCTGCGCCAGATTGGCCACGAGCGGCCGGACGGCATGGGCGTCGAGTTGTTCCTCTTGAGCCGGTCCAGCGCGGCGCCCATCGGCAACCTGCGGATCAAGGAGTCGCTGGCGGGCTTGCGCAGGCGCCCGGCGCTGGGGTTTTCCCGGGACCAGGTGATCGCCCTCGATAACCGCTTTCTCGAGTACGCCCACGAGCAGGGCGCGGCGTTCGGCGGTACTGCGAGCATCGGCGACGAAGCACCCAAGCTGCTGCTGGCTCAAAACCGCGAGGGCCTGCTGTACCCCGACGCGTTGCTCGACGATGCCTCGGCGGCGTGCCACTGGTGGGTGAAGTTTCCCCGTAACCCGGCCACGCAGAATGACGGCGACATCCTCAGGAGCGAATTCCACTATTACCGGGCGCTGCAACAGTTGGGCATCGATACGCTGCCGGCCGAGGGCCTGGCCCTGGAAGAAGGCCCCAGGCCCAGCCTGTGGATGCAGCGCTTCGACCGTCGGGTAACGCCGGCGGGGGTGGAGCGCCTGGCGGTGGAGTCGATCTATTCCCTGGCGGGGCTGGTGGGCCATGGCCAGGGCATGAGGCACACCGAGGTGCTGGGGATCCTCGCCGAACTGTGGCGAGCCACGGGCCAGGAATCGGCGATCCCCGAGCTGGTGGCGGATTACCTGCGCCGGGACCTGCTCAACAAGATCCTCGGCAACTCGGACAATCATGGACGTAACCTCTCGGTCATCCGCACCGACAGTCGGGTGCAGCTGGCGCCGATCTACGATCTGGCACCCACGGTCATGGACGATGAGGGCATTACCCGGACCATCAAATGGCCCGGGCGCATGGAAGTGGCGGGCGACGTGGACTGGCGCCTGGTATGCGCGAGCCTGAAGCCGCTGCTCGACCCTGAAGCCGCCCTGGCGCGCCTGCGGGAAGATGCCGAACGGCTGCGGGCCTTGCCGGACCTGTTGCACGCCAGCGGCTTGCCCGACGCCACCCTGAATCACCCGCGCATTCACTTGCGCCACTTGGACCGACGCCTGCAGGAGTGGGGACTGCGATGA
- the oadA gene encoding sodium-extruding oxaloacetate decarboxylase subunit alpha, with protein MSKKIFVTDTILRDAHQSLLATRMRTEDMLPICDKLDKVGYWSLEVWGGATFDACVRFLKEDPWERLRKLRAALPNTRLQMLLRGQNLLGYRHYSDDVVKAFVAKAAVNGIDVFRIFDAMNDVRNLRVAIEAVKAAGKHAQGTIAYTTSPVHTIEAFVAQAKQMESMGCDSVAIKDMAGLLTPYATGELVKALKAEQSLPVFVHSHDTAGLAAMCQLKAIENGADHIDTAISSFAWGTSHPGTESMVAALKGSEFDTGLDLELLQEIGLYFYAVRKKYHQFESEFTAVDTRVQVNQVPGGMISNLANQLKEQGALNRMNEVLAEIPRVRHDLGYPPLVTPTSQIVGTQAFFNVLAGERYKTITNEVKLYLQGGYGKAPGEVDEKLRRQAIGSEEVIDVRPADLLKPEMTKLRNDIGALAKSEEDVLTYAMFPDIGRKFLEEREAGTLTPEVLLPIPEAGGVSSAGGEGVPTEFVIDVHGETYRVDITGVGVKAEGKRHFYLSIDGMPEEVVFEPLNEFVGGGSSKRKQASAPGHVSTTMPGNIVDVLVKEGDTVKAGQAVLITEAMKMETEVQAAIAGKVTAIHVAKGDRVNPGEILIEIEG; from the coding sequence ATGAGCAAGAAGATTTTTGTTACCGACACCATCCTGCGTGACGCCCACCAATCGCTGCTGGCGACCCGCATGCGCACCGAAGACATGCTGCCGATCTGCGACAAGCTCGACAAAGTCGGCTACTGGTCGCTGGAAGTCTGGGGCGGCGCGACCTTCGACGCCTGCGTGCGCTTCCTCAAGGAAGACCCGTGGGAGCGCCTGCGCAAACTGCGCGCCGCGCTGCCCAACACCCGCCTGCAAATGCTCCTGCGCGGGCAGAACCTGCTGGGCTACCGCCATTACAGCGACGACGTGGTCAAGGCCTTCGTCGCCAAGGCGGCGGTCAACGGCATCGACGTGTTCCGCATCTTCGACGCCATGAACGACGTGCGTAACCTGCGGGTGGCCATCGAAGCGGTGAAAGCCGCCGGCAAGCACGCCCAGGGCACCATCGCCTACACCACCAGCCCGGTGCACACCATCGAGGCGTTCGTGGCCCAGGCCAAGCAGATGGAATCCATGGGTTGCGACTCGGTGGCGATCAAGGACATGGCCGGCCTGCTGACCCCTTATGCCACTGGCGAACTGGTCAAGGCGCTGAAGGCCGAGCAATCGCTGCCGGTGTTCGTCCACTCCCATGACACCGCCGGCCTGGCCGCGATGTGCCAGCTCAAGGCTATCGAGAACGGCGCCGACCATATCGACACCGCGATCTCCAGCTTCGCCTGGGGCACCAGCCACCCGGGCACCGAGTCGATGGTCGCCGCCCTCAAAGGCAGCGAATTCGACACCGGCCTGGACCTGGAACTGCTGCAGGAGATCGGCCTGTACTTCTATGCCGTGCGCAAGAAGTACCACCAGTTCGAAAGCGAATTCACCGCGGTCGACACCCGGGTGCAGGTCAACCAGGTGCCGGGCGGGATGATTTCCAACCTGGCCAACCAGCTCAAGGAGCAGGGCGCCCTGAACCGCATGAACGAAGTGCTGGCGGAGATCCCGCGGGTGCGTCACGACCTCGGCTACCCGCCGCTGGTGACCCCGACTTCGCAGATCGTCGGCACCCAGGCGTTCTTCAACGTGCTGGCCGGCGAGCGCTACAAGACCATCACCAACGAGGTGAAGCTGTACCTGCAAGGTGGCTACGGCAAGGCACCGGGCGAGGTGGACGAGAAGCTGCGGCGCCAGGCCATCGGCAGCGAAGAAGTGATCGACGTGCGCCCGGCCGACCTGCTGAAGCCGGAAATGACCAAGCTGCGCAATGACATCGGCGCCCTGGCCAAATCCGAAGAAGACGTGCTGACCTACGCCATGTTCCCGGACATCGGGCGCAAGTTCCTCGAAGAACGCGAAGCCGGCACCCTGACGCCGGAAGTGCTGCTGCCGATTCCGGAAGCGGGCGGCGTGAGCTCGGCCGGCGGCGAAGGCGTACCGACCGAGTTCGTCATCGACGTGCACGGCGAGACCTACCGCGTCGACATCACCGGTGTCGGCGTGAAGGCCGAAGGCAAGCGCCACTTCTACCTGTCCATCGACGGCATGCCGGAAGAAGTGGTGTTCGAGCCGCTCAACGAGTTCGTCGGCGGTGGCAGCAGCAAGCGCAAGCAGGCCAGCGCGCCGGGCCACGTCAGCACCACCATGCCGGGCAACATCGTCGACGTGCTGGTCAAGGAAGGTGACACCGTCAAGGCCGGCCAGGCGGTGCTGATCACCGAAGCCATGAAGATGGAAACCGAAGTCCAGGCGGCCATCGCCGGCAAGGTCACCGCCATCCACGTGGCCAAGGGCGACCGGGTCAACCCGGGTGAAATCCTGATCGAGATCGAAGGCTGA
- a CDS encoding acetyl-CoA carboxylase biotin carboxylase subunit, whose protein sequence is MIKKILIANRGEIAVRIVRACAEMGIRSVAIFSDADRHALHVKRADEAHSIGAEPLAGYLNPRKLVNLAVETGCDALHPGYGFLSENAELADICAERGIKFIGPSAEVIRRMGDKTEARRSMIKAGVPVTPGTEGNVADIHEALSEGDRIGYPVMLKATSGGGGRGIRRCNSRDELEQAFPRVISEATKAFGSAEVFLEKCIVNPKHIEAQILGDSFGNVVHLFERDCSIQRRNQKLIEIAPSPQLTPEQRAYIGDLSVRAAKAVGYENAGTVEFLLADGEVYFMEMNTRVQVEHTITEEITGIDIVREQIRIASGLPLSVKQEDIHHRGFALQFRINAEDPKNNFLPSFGKITRYYAPGGPGVRTDTAIYTGYTIPPFYDSMCLKLVVWALTWEEAMDRGLRALDDMRLQGVKTTAAYYQEILRNPEFRSGQFNTSFVESHPELTNYSIKRKPEELALAIAAAIAAHAGL, encoded by the coding sequence GTGATAAAAAAGATCCTGATCGCCAACCGTGGTGAGATTGCCGTACGAATCGTGCGTGCCTGCGCCGAGATGGGCATTCGCTCGGTCGCGATCTTCTCCGACGCCGATCGCCATGCCCTGCATGTGAAGCGCGCGGATGAAGCCCACAGCATCGGTGCCGAACCCCTGGCCGGCTACCTGAACCCGCGCAAGCTGGTGAACCTGGCCGTGGAAACCGGCTGCGACGCGCTGCACCCCGGCTATGGCTTCCTTTCGGAAAACGCCGAGTTGGCGGACATCTGCGCCGAACGTGGGATCAAATTCATCGGTCCATCGGCTGAAGTGATTCGCCGCATGGGCGACAAGACCGAAGCCCGCCGCAGCATGATCAAGGCAGGCGTGCCGGTCACCCCGGGCACCGAAGGCAACGTCGCGGATATTCATGAAGCCCTGAGCGAAGGCGACCGCATCGGTTACCCGGTGATGCTCAAGGCCACTTCCGGCGGTGGCGGCCGCGGCATTCGTCGCTGCAACAGCCGCGACGAACTGGAACAGGCGTTCCCACGGGTGATTTCCGAGGCGACCAAGGCGTTCGGTTCCGCCGAAGTGTTCCTGGAAAAGTGCATCGTCAATCCCAAGCACATCGAGGCGCAGATCCTCGGCGACAGCTTCGGCAACGTGGTGCACCTGTTCGAGCGCGACTGCTCGATCCAGCGCCGCAACCAGAAGCTGATCGAGATCGCCCCCAGCCCGCAACTGACCCCGGAACAGCGCGCCTACATCGGCGACCTGTCGGTGCGCGCGGCCAAGGCCGTGGGCTACGAGAACGCCGGTACCGTGGAGTTCCTGCTCGCCGACGGCGAGGTGTACTTCATGGAGATGAACACCCGGGTGCAGGTGGAACACACCATCACCGAAGAAATCACCGGCATCGACATCGTTCGCGAGCAGATCCGCATCGCTTCCGGCCTGCCGCTGTCGGTGAAGCAGGAAGACATCCACCACCGCGGTTTCGCCCTGCAGTTCCGGATCAACGCCGAAGACCCGAAAAACAACTTCCTGCCGAGCTTCGGCAAGATCACCCGTTACTACGCGCCCGGCGGCCCCGGCGTGCGGACCGACACGGCGATCTACACCGGCTACACCATTCCGCCGTTCTACGACTCCATGTGTCTGAAGCTGGTGGTCTGGGCCCTGACCTGGGAAGAGGCGATGGACCGTGGCTTGCGCGCCCTGGACGACATGCGTCTGCAAGGGGTCAAGACCACTGCCGCCTATTACCAGGAAATCCTGCGTAACCCGGAATTCCGTAGCGGCCAGTTCAACACCAGTTTTGTGGAAAGCCACCCTGAGCTGACCAACTACTCGATCAAGCGCAAACCCGAAGAGCTGGCCCTGGCCATTGCCGCCGCCATCGCCGCCCACGCAGGCCTGTGA
- a CDS encoding LysR family transcriptional regulator: MRKSLMRMTLRQLQIFNEVCDLRSYSRAADEMSLTQPAVSLQIRQLEELIGQPLFDYVGKKLYMTEAAEALQRASRDIFGRLENLDMQLSDMQGSLQGQLKLAVESSAKYFVPHLFAAFKRQHPEVNLQLTVVNRGQVIRRLSDNRDDLVIMSMVPQDMGLEFLPFLNNPIVAVAPPDHPLCHLGPLRLQDLEPYNLLVREQGSGTRLACEEYFKEKRVHFTQTLEVSSAEAQRECVLAGLGVALLTRHALNLELATGGLVELPVEELPLYRSWCLVQAKAKRLSPVAHAFLGFIRSERVQISGLVERFDGKLPRLPASN; this comes from the coding sequence ATGCGTAAGTCCTTGATGCGTATGACATTACGCCAGTTGCAGATTTTCAATGAGGTCTGCGATCTGCGCTCCTACAGCCGGGCGGCCGACGAAATGTCTCTGACCCAGCCCGCCGTCAGCCTGCAGATTCGCCAGCTGGAGGAGCTGATCGGCCAGCCCCTGTTCGATTACGTCGGCAAGAAGCTCTATATGACCGAGGCCGCCGAGGCGCTGCAACGGGCCAGCCGCGACATCTTCGGGCGCCTGGAAAACCTCGACATGCAACTGTCGGACATGCAGGGCTCCTTGCAGGGCCAGCTGAAACTGGCGGTGGAATCCAGCGCCAAGTACTTCGTGCCGCACCTGTTCGCCGCCTTCAAGCGCCAGCACCCGGAGGTCAACCTGCAACTGACGGTGGTCAATCGGGGCCAGGTGATCCGCCGCCTCTCGGACAACCGCGACGACCTGGTGATCATGTCCATGGTCCCGCAGGACATGGGCCTGGAATTCCTGCCGTTTCTCAATAACCCGATCGTCGCCGTGGCGCCGCCCGACCATCCGCTGTGCCACCTCGGGCCGCTGCGCCTGCAGGACCTGGAACCCTACAACCTGCTGGTGCGCGAACAGGGTTCGGGCACGCGCCTGGCCTGCGAGGAATATTTCAAGGAAAAGCGCGTGCACTTCACCCAGACCCTGGAAGTGTCGTCGGCCGAGGCTCAGCGCGAGTGTGTGCTGGCGGGTCTGGGCGTGGCGCTGTTGACGCGCCACGCCCTGAACCTTGAGTTGGCGACCGGGGGACTCGTCGAGTTGCCGGTCGAAGAGCTGCCGTTGTATCGCAGCTGGTGCCTGGTGCAGGCCAAGGCAAAACGCCTGTCACCGGTAGCGCATGCGTTCCTGGGGTTTATCCGCAGCGAACGGGTGCAGATCAGCGGGCTTGTTGAGCGTTTTGACGGGAAGCTGCCGAGGCTGCCTGCCAGTAATTGA
- a CDS encoding PA3496 family putative envelope integrity protein — translation MARPYEESNSAVKTRRQQEDQRRMEFRRAIEHRCELRRLQQEINDYPELDAVNYWQAASAASRQNAQQAR, via the coding sequence ATGGCCCGGCCTTACGAAGAGAGCAACAGCGCAGTCAAGACCCGTCGTCAACAGGAAGACCAGCGCCGCATGGAATTTCGCCGCGCGATCGAACATCGCTGTGAGCTGCGCCGTCTGCAGCAGGAAATCAACGACTACCCCGAGCTGGACGCCGTCAATTACTGGCAGGCAGCCTCGGCAGCTTCCCGTCAAAACGCTCAACAAGCCCGCTGA
- the hexR gene encoding transcriptional regulator HexR, with product MNLLQHIAQSRHLLRKSELKVADHVLLDPAAVMHSSMADLAHSVGISEPTIVRFCRAIGCSGFQDLKLKLAQSLAAGASFGQFAIHEDDSVADYSLKIFDTTLHTLMEVREKLDPVELQRAVTLMSQAQRVEFYGFGASGAVAADAQHKFFRLLLTAAAYSDPHMQAMSAVTLKPTDVAICISQSGRSKDLLITANLVRESGASLITLCPSQTPLAELSTVNLAIDVHEDTEIYTPLTSRIAHLVVIDVLAMGVAMARGPSLVNHLKSVKRSLRSLRLSPKSVKALDD from the coding sequence TTGAATCTGTTGCAGCACATTGCCCAATCACGCCATCTCTTGCGCAAGTCGGAGCTCAAGGTCGCCGATCATGTGCTGCTCGACCCTGCGGCTGTGATGCACAGTTCCATGGCCGACCTGGCCCACAGCGTGGGTATCAGCGAGCCGACCATCGTGCGCTTCTGCCGCGCCATCGGTTGCTCGGGGTTCCAGGACCTGAAGCTCAAGCTGGCCCAGAGCCTGGCCGCCGGGGCGAGCTTCGGCCAGTTCGCGATTCATGAAGACGACTCGGTCGCCGACTACAGCCTGAAAATCTTCGACACCACCCTGCACACCCTGATGGAGGTTCGCGAGAAGCTCGATCCGGTGGAGTTGCAACGGGCTGTGACCCTCATGTCCCAGGCCCAGCGCGTGGAGTTTTACGGCTTCGGCGCCTCGGGCGCGGTGGCGGCGGACGCCCAGCACAAATTCTTCCGCCTGCTGCTGACCGCGGCGGCCTATTCCGACCCGCATATGCAGGCGATGTCGGCGGTGACCTTGAAGCCCACCGACGTGGCGATCTGCATTTCCCAGTCCGGGCGTTCCAAGGACCTGCTGATCACCGCCAACCTGGTGCGTGAAAGCGGCGCCTCGCTGATCACCCTGTGCCCGAGCCAGACGCCGCTGGCCGAGCTGTCGACCGTCAACCTGGCGATCGACGTGCACGAAGACACCGAAATCTACACCCCGCTGACCTCGCGCATCGCCCACCTGGTGGTGATCGACGTCCTGGCGATGGGCGTGGCCATGGCCCGCGGCCCGAGCCTGGTCAACCACCTCAAGAGCGTCAAGCGCAGCCTTCGCAGCCTGCGCCTGTCGCCCAAGTCGGTAAAAGCCCTGGACGACTAG